The following proteins come from a genomic window of Megalobrama amblycephala isolate DHTTF-2021 linkage group LG1, ASM1881202v1, whole genome shotgun sequence:
- the kdelr2a gene encoding ER lumen protein-retaining receptor 2, with translation MNIFRLTGDLSHLAAIIILLLKIWKTRSCAGISGKSQILFALVFTTRYLDLLTSFISLYNTCMKIIYVGCAYATVYLIYAKFRATYDGNHDTFRVEFLVVPVGGLAFLVNHDFSPLEILWTFSIYLESVAILPQLFMISKTGEAETITTHYLFCLGVYRALYLFNWIWRFYFEGFFDMIAIVAGVVQTILYCDFFYLYVTKVLKGKKLSLPA, from the exons ATGAACATCTTTAGGCTAACTGGAGATCTGTCTCATCTAGCTGCCATCATCATCCTGCTGCTCAAGATATGGAAGACCAGGTCCTGCGCAG GTATCTCTGGGAAGAGCCAGATACTCTTCGCCTTGGTGTTCACCACACGATACCTGGATCTCCTGACATCCTTCATTTCTCTTTACAACACTTGCATGAAG ATCATCTACGTCGGTTGTGCCTATGCCACCGTCTACCTGATCTATGCAAAGTTCAGGGCAACCTATGATGGAAACCATGACACTTTCAGAGTTGAGTTTCTAGTGGTTCCTGTGGGAGGTCTCGCCTTTCTGGTCAACCACGACTTCTCTCCGTTAGAG ATTCTGTGGACCTTTTCCATCTACCTTGAGTCGGTGGCCATCCTGCCTCAGCTGTTTATGATTAGCAAGACCGGCGAGGCCGAGACCATCACTACCCACTATCTGTTCTGTCTGGGGGTCTATCGCGCCCTATACCTCTTCAACTGGATCTGGAGGTTCTACTTTGAGGGCTTCTTTGACATGATTGCCATCGTGGCTGGGGTCGTCCAGACTATTCTCTATTGTGACTTCTTCTACCTTTACGTGACAAAAG TGCTGAAAGGAAAGAAGTTGAGTCTACCAGCCTAA
- the si:ch211-139g16.8 gene encoding uncharacterized protein si:ch211-139g16.8 isoform X2, whose protein sequence is MKGRGATNNSDINMNFGFFFTMAFLVLGLVRGCMVDVQQPTKLMRKKEQQSVSIPCSVNVSSCQHTPQISWYVFRKDYHYQIDVSSQPLKYKLDHHDLEISSLSKTDCGVYYCAAALLTVAHSGAQAIGQGTTLKVSERGLNVRQALLLTLLILLTVYSLLVLGIIICIKTGRFKSVFKRRWCKNENKEDSARQVVLFSGVVQELCKRNLSGDKIQSKGLQNVYHSEDVYQNLDE, encoded by the exons atgaAAGGAAGAGGAGCCACAAACAACTCTGACATCAACATGAACTTTGGTTTCTTCTTCACCATGGCATTTCTTGTTCTGGGCTTAG TCAGAGGATGTATGGTAGATGTCCAACAGCCAACGAAGCTCATGAGAAAAAAAGAGCAACAGTCTGTCTCTATCCCCTGCTCTGTCAATGTATCCAGCTGTCAACACACACCTCAGATCTCTTGGTATGTGTTCCGGAAAGACTATCACTACCAGATTGATGTGTCAAGCCAGCCACTGAAATACAAACTGGATCATCATGATCTGGAAATCAGCTCTTTGTCCAAAACAGACTGTGGGGTGTATTACTGTGCAGCGGCTCTGCTGACTGTGGCTCACAGTGGGGCGCAAGCAATCGGACAGGGAACCACTTTAAAAGTGTCAG AGAGGGGTTTAAATGTCCGTCAAGCGCTGCTTTTGACACTGCTAATCCTGCTGACAGTGTACAGCCTCCTCGTCCTGGGCATCATCATCTGCATTAAG ACTGGACGATTCAAATCAGTCTTTAAAAGAAGATGGTGTAAAAATGAGAACAAG GAGGACTCTGCTAGGCAAGTAGTGCTTTTCAGTGGAGTGGTGCAAGAACTGTGCAAGAGGAACTTAAGTGGTGACAAAATTCAG TCTAAAGGTCTTCAAAATGTGTACCATAGTGAAGATGTTTACCAAAATCTTGATGAGTAA
- the si:ch211-139g16.8 gene encoding uncharacterized protein si:ch211-139g16.8 isoform X1, with protein MKGRGATNNSDINMNFGFFFTMAFLVLGLVRGCMVDVQQPTKLMRKKEQQSVSIPCSVNVSSCQHTPQISWYVFRKDYHYQIDVSSQPLKYKLDHHDLEISSLSKTDCGVYYCAAALLTVAHSGAQAIGQGTTLKVSERGLNVRQALLLTLLILLTVYSLLVLGIIICIKTGRFKSVFKRRWCKNENKEDSARQVVLFSGVVQELCKRNLSGDKIQARYKVSQDKSKGLQNVYHSEDVYQNLDE; from the exons atgaAAGGAAGAGGAGCCACAAACAACTCTGACATCAACATGAACTTTGGTTTCTTCTTCACCATGGCATTTCTTGTTCTGGGCTTAG TCAGAGGATGTATGGTAGATGTCCAACAGCCAACGAAGCTCATGAGAAAAAAAGAGCAACAGTCTGTCTCTATCCCCTGCTCTGTCAATGTATCCAGCTGTCAACACACACCTCAGATCTCTTGGTATGTGTTCCGGAAAGACTATCACTACCAGATTGATGTGTCAAGCCAGCCACTGAAATACAAACTGGATCATCATGATCTGGAAATCAGCTCTTTGTCCAAAACAGACTGTGGGGTGTATTACTGTGCAGCGGCTCTGCTGACTGTGGCTCACAGTGGGGCGCAAGCAATCGGACAGGGAACCACTTTAAAAGTGTCAG AGAGGGGTTTAAATGTCCGTCAAGCGCTGCTTTTGACACTGCTAATCCTGCTGACAGTGTACAGCCTCCTCGTCCTGGGCATCATCATCTGCATTAAG ACTGGACGATTCAAATCAGTCTTTAAAAGAAGATGGTGTAAAAATGAGAACAAG GAGGACTCTGCTAGGCAAGTAGTGCTTTTCAGTGGAGTGGTGCAAGAACTGTGCAAGAGGAACTTAAGTGGTGACAAAATTCAGGCACGCTACAAAGTTTCCCAAGACAAG TCTAAAGGTCTTCAAAATGTGTACCATAGTGAAGATGTTTACCAAAATCTTGATGAGTAA